Proteins from a single region of Pseudarthrobacter sp. NIBRBAC000502772:
- a CDS encoding PIN-like domain-containing protein yields MTTSSADTPAEHQSYGGIFDGFEGYRTAIRNDHIQVLRQGLVVLDTNVLLDLYRYGKQGRDDLIAALRAIGDRLWVPNHAMVEFWRNREGILKDPGGTAVLIRTLGSNTDAIFKAVDLWGKQRSHPKATVEGLTQELTECLARLRDKVTQLSEEETETWARDTSKDEVLLQLEQILQGKVGRPLDEGAHKAALIEAKRRGDNQIPPGYLDAKKPEPDSAGDYLVWEQLLVEAAQRQLDVLFITRDAKDDWVRKEGGEIRGPRIELIHELLARTGRDFYLRTPAQLLDLAKESLNVSIHTDSVENANRLSRELTDRERLVAQGWVHSAVDKILHWEGFDVFLSKLNALDPVAGTALKLASLAEGWIDVRLMEEMGIATSGEKLQAIGSTIQDVLAHEVGNGNLPERALTLLEPHYYDMDQEVLAYRIRPEFLEPIRLSAMFAERREGTSAVHDSSLHWWAVKTDPNKPSFVWKSALDKWFSENDPRNDN; encoded by the coding sequence ATGACAACCTCATCGGCAGACACTCCGGCTGAACATCAGTCCTACGGTGGCATTTTTGACGGGTTTGAAGGCTACAGGACTGCCATCCGTAATGACCATATCCAAGTCCTGCGGCAAGGGCTCGTGGTGCTTGATACGAACGTGCTCCTTGACCTTTACCGCTACGGGAAGCAGGGACGAGATGACTTGATTGCCGCACTGCGCGCAATCGGTGATCGGCTATGGGTACCCAACCACGCAATGGTTGAGTTCTGGCGGAACCGCGAAGGAATTCTCAAAGATCCCGGCGGAACAGCTGTGCTTATTAGGACTCTCGGTTCCAACACGGACGCTATTTTCAAGGCCGTCGACCTTTGGGGTAAGCAGAGATCGCATCCGAAGGCTACTGTCGAGGGGCTGACACAAGAACTGACGGAGTGTCTAGCGAGGCTCAGGGACAAAGTAACGCAACTCTCGGAAGAGGAGACGGAAACCTGGGCGCGCGACACGTCCAAGGATGAAGTCCTGCTCCAGTTGGAACAGATCCTTCAGGGCAAGGTGGGCAGACCCCTAGATGAGGGTGCTCATAAAGCAGCCCTGATTGAAGCAAAACGTCGCGGGGACAACCAAATACCTCCCGGGTATTTGGACGCTAAAAAGCCCGAACCGGATTCCGCAGGCGATTACCTCGTATGGGAGCAACTTCTAGTTGAAGCGGCCCAACGACAACTTGATGTCCTCTTCATCACTCGTGATGCCAAAGACGATTGGGTGCGAAAAGAGGGCGGAGAAATCCGTGGACCTAGAATTGAACTGATACACGAACTGCTCGCCAGAACAGGGAGGGACTTTTACCTTCGCACGCCGGCGCAGTTGCTGGATCTAGCCAAGGAATCACTGAACGTCTCCATCCACACAGACTCAGTCGAAAATGCCAACCGCCTGAGCAGAGAGCTCACAGATCGCGAGCGTCTCGTCGCCCAAGGGTGGGTACACTCCGCTGTCGATAAGATCCTGCATTGGGAAGGCTTCGATGTCTTCCTGTCTAAGCTTAATGCTTTAGACCCTGTTGCTGGAACAGCACTCAAGTTGGCGTCGCTGGCCGAGGGCTGGATAGACGTACGTCTCATGGAAGAAATGGGCATTGCCACCAGCGGCGAAAAGCTGCAGGCCATAGGTTCCACCATCCAAGATGTTTTAGCTCATGAAGTTGGAAACGGAAATCTGCCTGAGCGAGCCCTCACGCTGCTCGAACCTCACTACTACGATATGGACCAGGAAGTCCTGGCCTACCGAATACGACCCGAGTTTCTAGAACCCATCCGCCTTTCCGCCATGTTTGCTGAGCGACGAGAGGGAACCTCAGCAGTTCACGACTCCAGCTTGCACTGGTGGGCCGTCAAGACTGACCCAAATAAGCCGTCGTTCGTCTGGAAATCCGCATTGGACAAGTGGTTTTCAGAAAATGATCCGCGAAACGACAACTAG
- a CDS encoding ABC transporter ATP-binding protein, which translates to MSTRNRPTSGAPRGAGSNPAAPGGTAAASKTATADVVRIPRPPVGPGRGGGPFGGMNIPAEKAMNFWPSARRLVGTLRPERAWLLLVLVMGVASVTLSVIGPRLLGEGTNLIFAGVVSKQLPPGVSKAELIAQLRAAGENQKADMLTPMALTPGQGIDFAALSNVLLWTLVLYVLASAFMWVQAYVLNGVVQRTVFGLREEIEAKIHRLPLRYFDSIQRGELLSRVTNDVDNISQSLQQSISQAVTSVLTVVGVLVMMFILSPTLALIALVTVPLTLGITALIAKRSQKLFVAQWKHTGELNGQIEETYTGHALVKVFGRQREVEERFRQKNVELYEASFGAQFISGLIMPAMTFIGNLVYVGIAVVGGLQVASGAMQLGDVQAFIQYSRQFTMPLAQLGSMANLLQSGVASAERVFSLLDEDEESAEPAASAGPVFGRGRLVFEDVSFSYSPDKPLISSLSLVAEPGQTVAIVGPTGAGKTTLVNLMMRFYELDAGRITLDGVDVTSVPRRELRSRLGMVLQDTWLFGGTIRDNIAYGRPTATESEILEAARATYVDRFVHSLPEGYDTVLEDEGSNVSAGEKQLLTIARAFLARPSVLILDEATSSVDTRTEVLVQKAMRALRSDRTSFVIAHRLSTIRDADLILVMEAGQIVEQGTHASLLAAGGAYARLYEAQFAAPVAEV; encoded by the coding sequence ATGAGCACCCGGAACCGGCCGACGTCGGGCGCTCCCCGCGGTGCCGGATCCAACCCTGCCGCCCCCGGCGGAACCGCAGCGGCCTCGAAAACCGCGACTGCCGACGTCGTACGCATTCCCCGTCCGCCGGTAGGACCCGGAAGGGGCGGCGGACCGTTCGGCGGGATGAACATCCCGGCGGAGAAGGCGATGAACTTCTGGCCGTCGGCCAGGCGGCTGGTGGGCACGCTGCGGCCGGAGCGGGCGTGGCTGCTGCTGGTGCTGGTCATGGGGGTGGCCAGCGTGACCCTTTCGGTGATCGGGCCGCGGCTGCTGGGGGAGGGCACCAACCTGATTTTCGCCGGGGTGGTCTCCAAACAGTTGCCGCCCGGGGTGAGCAAGGCGGAGCTGATCGCGCAGCTTCGGGCCGCGGGGGAGAACCAGAAGGCGGACATGCTGACGCCCATGGCGCTGACGCCGGGGCAGGGGATCGACTTCGCGGCGCTGTCCAACGTGCTGCTGTGGACGCTGGTGCTGTACGTGCTGGCGTCGGCGTTTATGTGGGTGCAGGCGTATGTGCTGAACGGGGTGGTGCAGCGGACGGTGTTCGGGCTGCGCGAGGAGATTGAGGCGAAGATCCACCGGCTGCCGCTGCGGTATTTCGATTCGATCCAGCGCGGTGAGCTGCTGAGCCGGGTGACCAACGACGTGGACAACATCTCCCAGAGCCTGCAGCAGTCCATCAGCCAGGCGGTCACGTCGGTGCTGACCGTGGTGGGTGTGCTGGTGATGATGTTCATCCTCTCGCCCACGCTGGCGCTGATCGCGCTGGTGACCGTTCCGCTGACGCTGGGGATCACGGCGCTGATCGCCAAGCGCTCGCAGAAGCTGTTTGTGGCGCAGTGGAAGCACACGGGGGAGCTGAACGGGCAGATCGAGGAGACGTACACCGGGCATGCGCTGGTGAAGGTGTTCGGCCGGCAGCGCGAGGTGGAGGAACGGTTCCGGCAGAAGAACGTGGAGCTGTACGAGGCGAGCTTCGGCGCGCAGTTCATTTCCGGGCTGATCATGCCGGCCATGACGTTCATCGGGAACCTGGTGTACGTGGGGATCGCGGTGGTGGGCGGCCTGCAGGTGGCGTCCGGGGCCATGCAGCTGGGCGACGTGCAGGCGTTCATCCAGTACTCGCGGCAGTTCACCATGCCGCTGGCGCAGCTGGGGTCCATGGCCAACCTGCTGCAGTCCGGGGTGGCGTCCGCCGAGCGGGTGTTCTCGTTGCTGGATGAGGACGAGGAGTCTGCCGAGCCTGCTGCTTCTGCTGGTCCCGTTTTTGGGCGTGGCCGGCTGGTGTTTGAGGACGTCTCCTTCTCCTACTCGCCGGACAAGCCGCTGATCTCGTCGCTTTCTTTGGTGGCGGAGCCGGGGCAGACGGTGGCGATTGTCGGGCCGACGGGGGCGGGCAAGACCACGCTGGTGAACCTGATGATGCGGTTCTATGAGCTGGATGCGGGGCGGATAACGCTCGACGGCGTGGACGTCACCTCAGTCCCGCGGCGCGAGCTGCGCTCGCGGCTGGGCATGGTGCTGCAGGATACGTGGCTTTTCGGCGGGACTATCCGGGACAACATCGCGTACGGCCGGCCGACGGCTACCGAATCCGAAATTCTTGAGGCGGCGCGGGCGACGTACGTGGACCGGTTCGTGCACTCGCTGCCGGAGGGCTACGACACCGTGCTGGAGGACGAGGGCTCCAACGTGTCCGCCGGCGAGAAGCAGCTGCTGACGATTGCGCGCGCGTTCCTGGCCCGGCCCTCGGTGCTGATTCTGGACGAGGCGACTTCTTCCGTGGACACACGGACGGAGGTGCTGGTGCAGAAGGCGATGCGTGCTTTGCGGTCCGACCGGACGAGCTTCGTGATCGCACACCGCCTGTCCACGATCCGTGACGCCGACCTCATCCTGGTGATGGAGGCCGGACAGATCGTGGAGCAGGGGACGCACGCTTCGCTGCTGGCAGCGGGTGGGGCTTATGCGCGGTTGTATGAGGCGCAGTTCGCGGCTCCGGTGGCGGAGGTCTAA
- a CDS encoding ABC transporter ATP-binding protein, which produces MLWKLLVEYLRPHRQLLIAVVIFQLAQSIASLYLPTLNADIIDEGVAKGDTGVILSLGGLMLAITLLQIVCAVIAVYFGAKAAMGVGRDLRGAIFTRVGEFSEQEVTKFGAPSLITRSTNDVQQVQQLVLMAATMMVAAPMLAIGGVIMAVRQDVQLSWLIAVAVPVLMIGVGLIITRMVPLFRKMQKRIDTVNRVLREQLTGIRVVRAFVREDIETGRFGQANEDVTDTALRAGRLMALAFPVVMLVLNVSSVAVIWFGSFRIEDGSMQVGTLIAFLSYLMQILMSVMMATFMAVMIPRAAVSADRIGDVLNTESSVRPPLKPVSSAVSPDGHRRGQLEMRDVGFAYPGADQPVLSGLSFTARAGQTTAIIGSTGAGKTTLVNLMPRLFDATTGSVRMDGVDVRELHPDLLWGHIGLVPQRPYLFSGTVRSNLQYGKPDATEDELWSALEIAQARDFVEEMEGGLDAPISQGGTNVSGGQRQRLAIARALVKRPELYIFDDSFSSLDTGTDARLRQALKRNTAGATLVIIAQRVSSIVDADQILVLDDGRIVGRGTNRELLETSETYREIVSSQLAAEETV; this is translated from the coding sequence TTGCTCTGGAAACTGCTTGTTGAATACCTGCGGCCGCACCGGCAGCTGCTGATCGCCGTCGTGATTTTCCAGCTGGCGCAGTCCATCGCGTCGCTGTACCTGCCCACGCTGAACGCGGACATCATCGATGAGGGCGTGGCCAAGGGGGACACCGGCGTTATCCTCAGCCTGGGCGGCCTGATGCTGGCGATCACGCTGCTGCAGATCGTCTGCGCCGTGATTGCCGTGTACTTCGGGGCGAAGGCGGCCATGGGCGTGGGCCGGGACCTCCGCGGTGCGATCTTCACCCGGGTGGGGGAGTTCTCCGAGCAGGAAGTCACGAAGTTCGGCGCGCCCAGCCTGATCACCCGCTCCACCAACGACGTCCAGCAGGTCCAGCAGCTGGTGCTGATGGCGGCCACCATGATGGTGGCCGCACCCATGCTCGCCATCGGCGGCGTGATCATGGCCGTCCGGCAGGACGTGCAGCTGTCCTGGCTGATCGCCGTCGCCGTGCCCGTGCTCATGATCGGCGTCGGGCTGATCATCACCCGGATGGTGCCGCTGTTCCGGAAGATGCAGAAGCGGATCGACACCGTGAACCGGGTGCTCCGCGAGCAGCTCACCGGCATCCGGGTGGTGCGCGCGTTCGTCCGCGAGGACATCGAGACGGGGCGCTTTGGCCAGGCCAACGAGGACGTCACGGACACCGCGCTGCGTGCCGGCCGGCTCATGGCCCTCGCCTTCCCCGTGGTGATGCTGGTGCTGAACGTCTCCAGCGTGGCCGTGATCTGGTTCGGCTCGTTCCGGATCGAGGACGGCTCCATGCAGGTGGGCACCCTCATCGCGTTCCTGAGCTACCTGATGCAGATCCTGATGTCCGTCATGATGGCCACGTTTATGGCCGTGATGATCCCGCGCGCCGCGGTCTCCGCGGACCGGATCGGCGACGTGCTGAACACGGAATCGAGCGTGCGGCCGCCGCTGAAGCCTGTAAGCAGCGCGGTTTCGCCGGATGGGCACCGGCGCGGGCAGCTGGAAATGCGCGACGTCGGATTCGCCTACCCGGGTGCCGACCAGCCCGTCCTCTCCGGGCTCAGCTTCACCGCCAGGGCAGGGCAGACGACGGCGATCATCGGCAGCACCGGCGCGGGCAAGACCACCCTGGTGAACCTCATGCCGCGTCTGTTCGACGCCACCACCGGCTCGGTCCGGATGGACGGCGTGGACGTCCGCGAGCTGCACCCGGACCTGCTCTGGGGGCACATCGGCCTGGTGCCGCAGCGGCCCTACCTGTTCTCCGGCACCGTCCGCAGCAACCTGCAGTACGGCAAACCTGACGCCACCGAGGACGAGCTCTGGTCCGCCCTGGAGATCGCCCAGGCCCGCGACTTCGTGGAGGAGATGGAGGGCGGGCTCGACGCGCCCATCTCCCAGGGCGGCACCAACGTCTCCGGCGGGCAGCGGCAGCGGCTGGCCATCGCACGGGCCCTGGTGAAACGGCCCGAGCTGTACATATTTGACGACTCGTTCTCCTCGCTGGACACCGGCACCGACGCCCGGCTCCGCCAGGCCCTCAAGCGCAACACCGCCGGCGCCACGCTGGTGATCATCGCCCAGCGCGTCTCCAGCATCGTGGACGCGGACCAGATCTTAGTGCTCGACGACGGCAGGATCGTGGGGCGCGGAACGAACCGCGAGCTCCTGGAGACGTCCGAGACGTACCGGGAGATCGTCTCCTCCCAGCTGGCAGCGGAGGAGACGGTATGA
- a CDS encoding MFS transporter, with protein sequence MNTTIDQTGSVNPKLLKKVISAAAVGNFIEWYDFAVYGYLATILAAKFFPGSNPTTALLETFALFAVAFALRPIGGIFFGRLGDKIGRKRTLVLTILLISGSTAFIGLLPDYATWGIWAPVLLVVARCVQGFSAGGEYAGACAYVIEHAPREKKATYASFVPVSTFFSFAFAAGFTYVLAQVVGPDSMNGWGWRIPFLLAVPLGLFGFYLRSKLGETPLFQNIEEEEEVEAAPLRETIRTHWRTILTLAGFIAATALSFYTFTTYMSTFMQVVGKLSRPEALLSSCLCLVFAGLLCPFMGRLSDRIGRRNTTRSACIVLIVTVFPAFMLAGSGNLGLSVLGQFLLGIGAVMTGIVTAVLMSELFPTKVRYTASAATYNLAYTIFGGTAPFIATWLIASTGNNLSPGIYLAAVCIMAFIACSKLPETSKKSLDW encoded by the coding sequence GTGAACACCACCATTGACCAGACAGGTTCCGTCAATCCAAAGCTGCTGAAGAAGGTGATTTCTGCAGCCGCCGTCGGCAACTTCATTGAGTGGTACGACTTTGCCGTTTATGGATATCTAGCGACGATCCTGGCTGCCAAGTTCTTTCCCGGAAGCAATCCGACTACGGCCCTCCTGGAGACATTCGCCCTGTTCGCCGTGGCGTTCGCCCTACGCCCAATCGGCGGGATCTTCTTCGGCAGACTCGGCGACAAGATCGGACGAAAGAGAACACTTGTCCTGACCATCCTGTTGATCTCCGGATCCACCGCCTTCATCGGACTCCTGCCGGACTACGCAACATGGGGAATCTGGGCGCCAGTCTTGCTGGTGGTGGCCCGTTGCGTCCAGGGATTTTCAGCGGGCGGTGAATATGCCGGCGCCTGTGCTTACGTCATCGAGCACGCTCCAAGGGAGAAGAAGGCCACGTACGCCAGCTTCGTTCCGGTCAGCACATTCTTCTCGTTCGCCTTCGCCGCCGGCTTCACATACGTACTGGCGCAGGTCGTCGGCCCTGACAGCATGAATGGATGGGGCTGGAGGATTCCGTTCCTCCTCGCCGTGCCCCTGGGCCTCTTCGGTTTCTACCTACGGTCCAAGCTCGGCGAAACGCCCCTGTTCCAGAACATAGAAGAAGAAGAGGAAGTAGAGGCCGCACCCCTGCGCGAAACCATACGGACTCACTGGCGGACGATCCTGACGCTGGCCGGATTCATCGCTGCCACAGCGCTCTCCTTCTATACGTTCACGACCTACATGTCGACGTTCATGCAGGTCGTGGGCAAACTCAGCCGACCGGAAGCTCTACTATCAAGCTGCCTCTGCCTGGTTTTCGCGGGCCTGCTCTGCCCCTTCATGGGCCGTCTATCCGATCGGATAGGCCGGCGAAACACCACGCGTTCGGCCTGCATCGTCCTAATCGTTACAGTCTTCCCGGCATTCATGCTGGCCGGATCAGGCAACCTCGGGCTTTCAGTGCTTGGGCAGTTCCTGCTCGGTATCGGTGCGGTCATGACCGGCATCGTTACCGCGGTCCTCATGTCCGAGCTGTTTCCCACAAAAGTGCGCTACACGGCCTCGGCGGCAACGTATAACCTTGCCTACACAATCTTTGGCGGGACGGCCCCATTCATTGCAACATGGTTGATTGCCAGTACCGGAAACAACCTGTCCCCAGGCATCTATCTCGCCGCCGTCTGCATCATGGCGTTCATCGCTTGTTCAAAACTTCCCGAGACGTCGAAGAAGTCCTTGGACTGGTAA
- a CDS encoding dipeptidase: protein MDPGALHEESIVIDGLIIAKWERELFLDMRKGGLTAANCTVSVWEGFQETVNNILDVNQLIVENSELVMPVRTTADIQAAKDAGKTGIILGFQNAHAFEDQLGYVSIFKQLGVGVVQLCYNTQNLVGTGCYERDGGLSGFGREVVAEMNRVGILCDLSHVGSKTSEEVILESSKPVCYSHCLPYGLKAHPRNKSDEELRFIADHGGFVGVTMFAPFLAKGTDSTIDDYAEAIEYVMNIVGEDSVGIGTDFTQGQDLNFFEWLTHDKGYARRLTSFGEIINPLGIRTVGEFPNLTETLLKRGHSERVVRKIMGENWMGVLREVWGS from the coding sequence ATTGATCCGGGCGCTCTACATGAAGAGAGCATCGTCATCGATGGACTCATCATCGCGAAGTGGGAAAGGGAGCTGTTCCTGGATATGCGCAAGGGCGGCTTGACTGCTGCCAACTGCACGGTGTCCGTCTGGGAGGGATTCCAGGAAACCGTAAACAACATCCTGGACGTGAATCAGCTCATTGTAGAGAACAGCGAACTCGTGATGCCTGTCCGCACGACGGCCGACATCCAGGCGGCGAAGGATGCCGGAAAGACGGGAATCATACTCGGCTTCCAGAATGCGCACGCCTTTGAAGATCAGCTGGGATACGTCAGTATCTTCAAACAATTGGGCGTGGGTGTCGTGCAACTCTGCTACAACACCCAAAATCTCGTAGGCACAGGCTGCTACGAACGAGACGGGGGGCTCTCTGGCTTTGGGCGTGAAGTCGTCGCGGAGATGAACCGCGTCGGTATCCTCTGCGATCTATCGCATGTGGGGTCGAAGACATCGGAAGAAGTCATTCTCGAGTCCAGCAAGCCCGTCTGCTATTCGCACTGTCTTCCGTATGGGCTCAAGGCTCACCCCCGAAACAAGTCGGATGAAGAGCTTCGCTTTATTGCCGACCATGGCGGCTTCGTGGGTGTCACAATGTTCGCGCCATTCCTGGCTAAGGGAACTGATTCCACCATCGATGACTACGCGGAAGCCATCGAGTACGTCATGAACATAGTGGGAGAAGACTCAGTAGGAATCGGGACTGACTTCACCCAGGGCCAGGACCTCAATTTCTTTGAGTGGCTGACCCACGACAAGGGATATGCCCGCCGACTGACGAGTTTTGGGGAGATCATCAACCCGCTTGGAATCCGTACTGTAGGCGAGTTTCCAAACCTGACGGAAACGCTGCTGAAGCGCGGACACTCCGAGCGCGTCGTCCGCAAGATCATGGGTGAGAACTGGATGGGCGTTCTTCGGGAGGTCTGGGGGTCATGA
- a CDS encoding DUF5943 domain-containing protein has translation MYSPEVPINVDPESGRWTTDSLPMLYVPLHFFVNNHKAIEKELGVERYSTLLYDAGYKSAWTWCEHEAELHNLAGADVFEHYLKRLSQRGWGLFDVLDFDLAQGTASVSVKNTAFHQPESENATGDYMFTGWFSGAMDQILHAQGSNVRTTSHQAHWQGQYGAEYGLFRVAPR, from the coding sequence ATGTACTCACCCGAGGTGCCCATTAACGTCGACCCCGAGAGCGGTCGGTGGACCACAGATTCCCTCCCCATGCTCTATGTTCCCCTACACTTCTTCGTGAACAACCACAAAGCAATCGAAAAAGAACTTGGGGTCGAGCGGTACTCCACCTTGCTATACGACGCCGGGTACAAATCGGCCTGGACATGGTGCGAACACGAAGCCGAGCTGCACAATCTTGCAGGTGCGGATGTATTCGAGCACTACCTGAAGCGACTTTCTCAGCGCGGCTGGGGGCTCTTTGACGTGCTCGACTTTGACCTTGCTCAAGGCACGGCGTCCGTCAGTGTAAAGAATACGGCCTTCCATCAGCCCGAATCCGAGAATGCCACCGGGGACTACATGTTCACCGGCTGGTTCTCCGGCGCAATGGACCAGATCCTGCACGCCCAGGGCAGCAACGTTCGAACAACAAGCCATCAGGCTCATTGGCAAGGCCAGTACGGCGCCGAGTATGGACTATTCCGTGTTGCTCCGCGATAA
- a CDS encoding GntR family transcriptional regulator yields the protein MTLQLAPGSVIDDLGLSEMLGISRTPAREALFRLVSEGLVVSDPDRRGFFVKPLDIQDLSSLFEAHMVSARAIGRLVAVRCNAAGIAKLRKAENKVIRAIEHERPEEVASSNAELHRLEATLAGNGYLANLACSIHDHGQRLGYLAFGGATSWKTLEQHFIEVRKDHSELIDAYERHDPDAAESIAGRHVLLFRNRIFSFLTDDTAGSIDLGGDILPSMQLSRSNTE from the coding sequence ATGACTCTTCAACTCGCTCCGGGATCCGTTATCGATGATCTTGGGCTAAGCGAAATGCTCGGTATTAGCCGTACTCCTGCGCGCGAGGCGCTTTTCCGGCTGGTCTCCGAGGGGCTTGTAGTGTCGGATCCTGATAGGAGGGGGTTCTTTGTGAAGCCCCTCGATATCCAAGATTTATCCAGTCTTTTTGAAGCACACATGGTCTCAGCCAGGGCGATCGGCCGACTCGTTGCAGTGAGATGCAATGCAGCCGGCATTGCCAAGCTGCGGAAAGCGGAAAACAAAGTCATCCGTGCGATCGAGCACGAGCGCCCCGAAGAAGTGGCCTCCAGCAATGCGGAGTTGCATCGGCTGGAGGCCACGCTGGCGGGCAACGGCTACTTAGCCAACCTCGCCTGTTCGATTCATGATCACGGACAACGGTTGGGCTATTTGGCCTTTGGCGGTGCCACGTCGTGGAAGACGCTGGAGCAGCACTTTATTGAGGTCCGAAAGGACCACTCGGAGCTGATTGATGCCTATGAAAGACACGACCCCGATGCCGCGGAGAGCATTGCCGGCCGCCACGTATTGCTCTTCCGGAACAGAATTTTCAGCTTCCTGACGGATGACACAGCCGGATCCATTGACCTCGGCGGGGATATTCTTCCCTCAATGCAGTTATCGCGGAGCAACACGGAATAG
- a CDS encoding glycoside hydrolase family 32 protein: MTHDFSRRHVLQGTGAGALALFMCSGMPITAAQAQGSLRAVYHLTPPSGWLCDPQRPVYANGAHHLYYLHSGQNNGPGGWDHATTTDGVTFTHHGVALPLQPDFPVWSGSAVVDTSDTAGFGAGAIVALATQPTDNIRKYQEQYLYWSTDGGYTFTALPNPVIVNTDGRTATTPAEIENAEWFRDPKIHWDAARGEWVCVIGRARYAAFYTSPNLRDWQLKRNFDYPNHALGGIECPDLFQMTANDGTRHWVLGASMDAYSIGLPMTFAYWTGAWNGEEFITNNLDPQWLDWGWDWYAAVTWPAVDAPDERRYAVAWMNNWKYAARDVPTDASDGYNGQNSIVRELRLERQPEGWYSLLSTPVGELSNYVSSTTVLPDRTVNGSAVLPWSGSAYELELDISWDAAANVGVSVGRSANGTRHTNIGKYVDEVYVDRAPSDQGGFSLVPYTRAAAPIDAAARAVHLRIFVDKQSVEVFVNAGQTVLSQQVHFADGDTGISLYADGGPATFSGITIREFS; this comes from the coding sequence ATGACCCATGATTTTTCTCGGCGCCACGTCCTGCAAGGCACAGGAGCAGGAGCACTCGCCCTGTTCATGTGCAGCGGCATGCCCATCACGGCCGCCCAGGCCCAGGGATCACTGCGTGCCGTCTACCACCTGACCCCGCCGTCCGGCTGGCTGTGCGACCCGCAGCGCCCGGTGTATGCCAACGGCGCCCACCACCTGTACTACCTGCACTCCGGGCAGAACAACGGCCCCGGCGGCTGGGACCACGCCACAACCACCGACGGGGTGACCTTCACCCATCACGGCGTCGCGCTGCCGCTGCAGCCAGACTTTCCCGTGTGGTCGGGCTCGGCAGTCGTCGACACGTCAGACACTGCGGGCTTCGGCGCGGGGGCCATCGTGGCGCTCGCGACGCAGCCCACCGACAACATCCGCAAGTACCAGGAGCAGTACCTGTACTGGTCAACCGACGGCGGCTACACCTTTACGGCACTCCCCAATCCGGTGATCGTCAATACCGACGGCCGGACCGCGACGACACCGGCGGAGATCGAGAACGCGGAATGGTTCCGCGATCCCAAGATCCACTGGGATGCGGCGCGCGGCGAGTGGGTATGCGTAATCGGCCGAGCTCGATACGCAGCGTTCTACACCTCACCGAATTTGCGCGACTGGCAGCTGAAACGCAACTTCGACTACCCGAATCACGCGCTTGGCGGCATCGAGTGCCCCGACCTTTTCCAAATGACCGCCAATGACGGAACACGGCACTGGGTGCTCGGCGCCAGCATGGACGCCTACAGCATCGGCCTGCCGATGACCTTCGCCTACTGGACAGGCGCCTGGAATGGCGAAGAATTTATCACCAACAACCTCGACCCGCAGTGGCTCGATTGGGGCTGGGACTGGTACGCCGCCGTGACCTGGCCGGCGGTCGATGCGCCGGACGAGCGACGGTACGCGGTCGCCTGGATGAACAACTGGAAGTACGCCGCGCGCGATGTTCCCACCGATGCCTCCGACGGGTACAACGGCCAGAACTCGATCGTGCGCGAGCTGCGCCTGGAGCGTCAGCCAGAAGGCTGGTACAGCCTGCTCAGCACCCCGGTCGGGGAGCTCTCAAATTACGTCAGCTCGACAACCGTGCTGCCCGACCGCACCGTGAACGGGAGCGCAGTGCTGCCGTGGAGCGGCAGCGCCTACGAGCTCGAACTCGACATCTCGTGGGATGCTGCCGCGAACGTCGGCGTATCGGTGGGGCGCTCCGCCAACGGCACGCGCCACACGAACATCGGCAAGTACGTTGACGAGGTCTATGTCGACCGCGCCCCTTCGGACCAGGGCGGCTTCTCGCTCGTGCCGTACACCCGTGCGGCGGCGCCCATCGACGCCGCCGCACGAGCAGTGCACCTGCGCATTTTCGTCGACAAACAGAGCGTCGAAGTCTTCGTCAATGCCGGGCAAACGGTGCTCTCGCAGCAGGTGCACTTCGCAGACGGCGACACCGGAATCTCGCTGTACGCCGACGGCGGCCCTGCGACCTTCTCCGGAATCACCATCCGCGAATTCAGCTAG